GACCTCAAGTCGCCCTCGACGTCCAGGACTTCCTGCACGGTGTCCGCGCCGAGGCCGCGGATCAGCTCGTCCTCCAGGTCCGCGACACACACGTAGAAACCGAGCTGCTCCATGTCGGCATGGGTGAGGTGGGGGCGCGGGCCGGTCCGCTCGAGAACGCTGCGGAAGTAGTGCTCCTCCCCCGCGTCGCACAGCCCGGCGACGGTGACGTCGAGCCCGTCCGGGCCGCACACGGCGAGGAATCTCCCGATGCTCATCGCGCCACCGAGCGGCAGCACCGCGACGCCCTCCTCGTCGAGGCAGCGTCCACGCCGCCGGGCCAGCGCCTCGACGGCAGCCAGGTCGCTCTCCCCCTCGACCAGGACGACCTTGCGCACACCGGCCACGACGGCCAGCTCACGGGCCGCCTCCGCGGCGGGCCCGTCG
The DNA window shown above is from Streptomyces sp. NBC_01445 and carries:
- a CDS encoding ATP-dependent endonuclease, with the translated sequence MRRFRRAAGAWAARGGDDGPAAEAARELAVVAGVRKVVLVEGESDLAAVEALARRRGRCLDEEGVAVLPLGGAMSIGRFLAVCGPDGLDVTVAGLCDAGEEHYFRSVLERTGPRPHLTHADMEQLGFYVCVADLEDELIRGLGADTVQEVLDVEGDLRSFRTFQKQPAQRDRGVERQLRRFMGTHSGRKTQYARSLVERLDLDRVPRPLDRLLAHV